The window CTCGGGGCTTCCAGTTTGCTCCAGTCCAAATATCCCTCTGTCTTTTCTACCCAGAGACTCCTACTCATCTCTAGCGAACCATCTGTGTGccccctcctccgggaagccctcctGCGTTCTCTCCCTCTGGCTTTGCATTTTGCTCCACTGCAGTTTCCCGTGCTTATGCATCTTGTACTTGTCCTGGTGCCCAGCACCGTGTCTCGTCCAAGTAGGATCCCAACACATATGGAATAAAGGAACGACGACCGGTCATTCCAGTTAGGAGGTGCTAAGAgctgaaagagaaacaaaggtgaAAAGAGAGAGGCCGGGGTGGTCAGCAACAgcttctggaaaaggcaatgACCTCTGTGCTGTAGCTAAAGGATGCTTAGGCTTCACAAAGGACCAGTGTTTCTTGAGATGCTTTTAGGCAATGCACAGAGACTCTGCTAAATAATAGAGTCACATGGTAAGAAAACattccctttttccatttttcaattttctgatcAGTCAAGGAGAAAATCTCATTTGGATTCTACAGCCCCTTCAACACCCGTCTGTAACTACCAATCGCTGTTTCACAGACCAAAGCTGGCCTTAGGCTCAGAACCTTCAGGAAGCAACAGTGTCTAGTTAAGTtaagtatttatttccttccatttctggcaagtgattctggttttcattttttgctaGTAATAGAGTAACATAGGATTTCCTTCATAAACATGCATTTGTTGAAATGGGTTGGTTGAGTgcccatctcttgatttcagctcaagtcatgatcccagggttgtgggttcgagccccaagtcaggctccacactgaacacggagcctgcttgggattctctctctctctctctctctctctctgcctctctcccttgcttgctctctctctctctctttctctctctaaaattaaaaaataagggacgcctgggtgactcagtcgcttcagcctccaactttggctcaggtcatgatttcacagttcatgggttcgagccccatattgggctctgtgctgacagctcgcaacctggagcctgcttcagattctgtgtctccctctctctctgcctctccctcgctagagctctgtctctctctctctatttcaaaaataaataaatgttaaaaaatttttaaataaataaaatttaggggcgcctaggtggctcagtcagttaaacgtccgacttcggctcaggtcatgatctcgcggtctgtgagttcgagccccgcatcgggctctgtgctgacatctcagagcctggagcctgcttcagattctgtgtctccctctctctctgcccctccccgactcgtgctctgtctctctctctctccccatcaaaaataaacaaacattaaaaaaaattttaataaataaaatttttaaaaagacatgaaagGTGAACAGATGTACCAAAATGCATTAACTATTTAAATGGGCAGTACGaaatatcaatattaaatattaaataaaacattaaacaattgaTACATAAAATATTGAAGGCATTTCGTGAATGCCTAACACACAGGAAACTCGGTGGCAAGAGTGTTGTTTGTAAACCTTTCCCAGGTTCCCACCAAGCTCTGCTGGTGACCCCAGCACCTGCCATGTGATTGGAACCCTGGGAAGGCCCCTTCCTTTTTACCTCCTCCCCTGATCCCCATGAGCTGCTGCCACTCTGGGATGCAAAGCCCAGGTCTCGGTGCCCAAGCTGGATGGAGGAGGGGTCGGGGCAGCCGGGGTGAACAGGGGAGGCAAGAGCTAGCTGAGCAGCACCTCTGGGGCCCTGAGCGTGCATCCTCTGCAAATGCATTCGTGCTGGGGGCTCCTGAACGTCCATGCCTGACTGTGTCGAGGCAATTGAGACCTGCCTGCCTGACCAGAAGGTCCCAGCGGGGGCACCTCTGCCCAGATGGCTCTAGTGACAGACGACCCTTACCCAGCCGTGTTCCCGAGCCCTCCAAACCCTGCCCCCAGCCACCTCCTCAACTCCCCCAGCTCCGGGCTGGCCCTAACCCTCCCTCAGCTCAGAGCTGCAGGCTGTAATCCTCAGACTTCCATTGTGGCTACACAGGAAGGCCAGGTCACCCGTGGGGACACCCAGCTCCCAGGGGACCAGCAAGGCAAGGACTTAACAGGCCATGTGCTCCAGGTTGACTGTCACCTCTGGCTGTCCCCTGAATTTTGGACTTATCTGGCCAATTTTCCGCCTGCACTGAAGGAACCCTGGTCACTGCcagctcctctcccttccctgggtgCTAAGAGGTCCAGGCCTTTCTCCCACATCTGGGCCGCCCCTGCACATCTCCAGTGCCTGCCACCCTCTCCTgagcccttgctctctctctgctctctccatcTGGCACTCCTCATCGGGGCTCGGGGAAGCAGTggtgtggagagagaaggggctgCCTCCCGGCCGCACTCTCCCTACCCTGGGGCCTTGGCCTGTTTCTTCATGAGAAGCCCTTCCATACACAGTTGTCGGGGCCATAAAGACAGTGCATGCGTCAGGCCCGTCTGGAGGGGTCCCTGGATGAATGTCCAGCTACTCCCCATGTgcgtccctgcccccccccccacctgtccTCTCCGCATCCGGGTCTACTTCCAATGCCAAGAGCAGCTTGCTGTACTGGACCACCCTACGGCCCGGAAATGAGGCCCTCCTCCAGAAGCCCCTGGGTGccgtcccttccctcccccaagtTCTCTGTCTGGCACAAGGACCCAGGCTGCGCGAGATCGGTTCAGGGACGGGGGAGGCTGACAGATCCCTGGCCTTAGTGAGCGATTTCTTCTGGGCCATGTGACATGGCTCACTCTCCCACCCTCTCAGGGCCCAGGGGCTGCCCTCTGAGTCCCACCTTGACCACCTCCTGCAGGAAACCTCCAGAAGGTGAGTGAGAAATGGCGCACACACAGCCCAGGGACCCGAGGAGGAGCGGCGCTGCCTCTGCCGCCCCACACGCAAGACTGCCACCTGCACCCTTGGTTCCAGCCCGCGCGGTGCAAGCCCTGCCTGcagagggggagtgggagggaaggggctgcTGGGACTCaggcaggcagagggacagacagggaaCCAGATCCCACCTGCGAGGTGTCCTCACAGGGCAGGTGTTAAGGGGACTGGGGGGATGAGGGGACAAGGACAGGCTTCCACTGGCTACAAGAGCCCTTCTGCTTGCCTGCCACCAGCCGCTCATACCCCAGACTTGCTGTGTCattgagccccaggtggggcccAGGGAAGGACCTTAGTCATCCTGCGTGGCTGCTTGGGCGCGGCGCATGGGCCCGCCCCTCCATTACCTATCTAGGCAGGGACTTCCCACTGGCTCAGCGCCAGGCACCTGCACCTGTTCGAATTCTTTCCTCACACGTTAAGTGCCTGCCATCACCCCCACTTAACCAGACCCCATGACGCCAGGGGTCATGGGCAAGGGTGCGAGGGCATACCTGGCAAAGAGGTTCAGGGCACTAGCTTTTGGAGCCCAGACAGGTCTGAGTCTGAAGCCAAGTTCTCCCACTCAATTTGGGAAGAGTCGCTTCCCCTCGCTGAATCTCAACTTCCTCACTGTAAGTTTGGATTCATCGTCTCTTGAATacttactgtgttccaggcattgtCTTGAGTGCTGGGGATAAAGTGGTGAGCAAGCCAGATATAAGCCCTACCTACCTTCTTGGACAGTTATGGGATAAAACAGACCCTCAAGAATAAAGGTATATAGGGGCACctcatggctcagttggttaagcacctgactttggttcaggtcatgatctcacggttcgtggattcgagccccgtgttgggctctgtgctgacagctcagagcctggagcctgctttggattctgtgtctccctctttctttgcccctcccttgctctcactctgtctgtctgtctctctctctcaaaaataaatattcaaagaaaaattttttaaaaagaataaaggtatATAATTCAAAACTGGGGTGAGTACTATTGGTAGGAAAATGGGGAGCACAGGACAAAGGTGTGACCCCATCTGGGAGATCGGGGAGGGTCTCTCTGAGAAAAAGACACTTCAGTGAAGGTGAGTAGAAGTGTCCTCAGGAAGATATAGATAGCATGTGCAAATGTCCTGAGGTGGGAAGAAGCAACGTGACTGCAAAGGcagaaggccagtgtggccagagTGCAAGGTTTAAAAGAGCTAATGTAAAGCTGCTGGTGTAGGACCAGCACCTAATGGGACATTTTCCTGTCAGTGGCATTGTGCCTGCCCCCTACCTTCCCCCGGAACCTGGTGGACAACTTGGGTTCTCAGTCCTCTCTCTTATTATCAGTCTACCCCTCTGGTCTGCTGAGCCCCTAGTAAGACCGAGGACCTATGCTCAGTGGGACGGGGAAGGAGAGGACACAAAGGTTGGAGGATCATGATTTCTTCCATCAGGAACTTCCACGGCTCCAGGCAAGACCCCCATTGCTTTGCCTGCCCTATGGTAATCTTCACAATTAATCCTCACAACGGTTGAATGAGGTAGATACtaacttttaaatcattttacagGTGTctaaattgaggctcagagagactggGTGTCTTGGCCACAGTCACAGAGCTAAACAAACAGAAGGCGGAACACGGTTTGTCCTGCCGTGAGTGGGAGCTAAGATGGACACGGGCTCAGGgctccctctcccagcctcacacgccttctgggtctctctctgctttcccccactttgtctctctccttgttTCCATCTGTCTCAATTCACCCCCCAAGTTCCTCCACATGTAAATTTCAACAACTATgtatgagggagggaaggaaggagggaaggaaggggggagggagggagggagggagggagggaggatcctCACTGCTTAATCCCAGCCCAAGGCCGTCATtatcttgtctctctctctctctctgactctgtctgTATGCATTtgtttctatctctctgtgtcttttgcccctttctccCATGCCAAAATGCCCCCAAAGTTCATCAGAGTACCTCAAAGGAAAAGGCTTCCTTTCCCCGGTCTGGCCCTACAGCTAATAGTGCGTCACAGGAAGGCCCCGGCAGGAATGTGCTGGCCCAGCAAAGGACAAAGGAGGAGCTGCTCGTGTTTGTCCTATCTGCCTGAAGCCAAGCCATTGCCCTGGAGTCCCTAGCGTCCTCTTGTCCCCTCTGTGGCAACATCTAAGCTCAGTGAGGTGGGCCAGGCCGGGACATCAGGACGTCCAGCCTCCGGGGCCTCAGGCTTCCTTGGGGCTGCCCCCTCTGACGCTAGCCTATAGGACTAGTTGGCTACGTTGCCTAAACCAGGTCATCTGTGGCCTTGGGGAGGGGCCTTTCACCAGATCCGATAACCATAGGGAGATGTGCCACTTGGGCCTGTAGAGTTCCCAGGGCACAGTTAAGTTCCTCTCACAATAAAAAGTCAAGTTTCTCCCACAAACTAACGAGGACCCAGAATTTCAAGGTGGGCCTATCCCATAAGACGGAAACCTCGGAGTGAGTTGGGAAAAAAATTCATGCTCGTCCCCTGGGGCTCTCAGCTCCATCCCCTGcctgagagagaacacacaggaaTGGAGCGCAAACCTGGTCAGGGACCAGAGGCCTGAGCACCCGGtccactttcagtctgtatgacCTAGAGCGGGCCGCTGTGGCCCTAAGTTGAGGAGGTTGGAAGAGCCGTCTCCCTGACTCTCCCAGCACTGCCCTTCTGCGCTGTGCGCTGTGCGAGGGCGGGGAGAGAGGATCGCTCTTCCCAAATTGCGGAAGTGGAGCCAGAGGGTCACGTGACCTGCCCCGGGCCGCTAAGAGGCCATTCCTCCTACCTCCACTAGACTGTGCTGTGGAGTCACTTTCTCGGTTTCCTGTCATTCCGAtctggggtggtgggaggggaggcagtCTCGCCATTGTCAGAGTGGCTGACCCAGGTCTTCGGGTGTGTTCTTGTGGTGCCAGGCCTTGTGGGCAAGAGCACTGGTCAGCAGCAGGGCCCAAAGTGTTGACTCTGCTCTTCCCAGTGGGGTATGATGGCAGGGGACCCCAAGGAGGGGTGGCCTCCATGAGGGACTCTGGTACGGCAGCTCCACCTGCTCTTTTTCTCTGGGGCCCAGATAGGGTGGAAGTCCCTCGAGGCCCATGTTTGAGCTCCTCGCTTCCCACTTCTGACCTTGCTGTCAGCCAGGTGGCCTCCAGCCGCCATCTTTACTGTCAAGCAAGCCCACACCCCCTATATTCCCTCCAAACGTCAATGGCAACCAGTCAAGAGGAGGAAGCTCACCCCACCACCTTCAAGTCTAAGAAATCTCACATTCTATATTCCTCTAAGGCAAATCTCTTTTGGGGGTGGAGAAGCTTTAGTCTGCCACCACCTCCAAGACAGAGTGATGTCTGGGGATTCTTACGCAATCTGGAACATTCTAGGCTTCAGTCTTCGTTGGCAACCGCTGAAAGGTTTTGCTCTTCATCCAGGTCCATGTGGCCTCCCAAATGTGAACTTTTCCCCGGGTTTCTGCCACATGTGAGCTCATCGCCCAGCTGGGAACACTAGACCCTAGAGTCCACCATCCTCGGGGGTAACGTGTGGCCCTCTGCACCAGGGCACTATCATTCTTAGGACCACCAAACTACCCCTTCCCAGGATCCAAGGAAACTTTTCCAAACACCCTCCTCCCTGAGTGGCCTATCCTCACATACCTCCAAAACTAAGCATTCATCCCCAAAATGACACACCCTCCCCCAGAGATCACCCCAGGTAAACTCTTCCTAATGACAAAACTCAGGTAAAAAGACATCCCAGAGTTTCAGGAGCACAAAGCAGGCGTCTCTTCCCTGGGGTGAAGATGAGGTGAGGAGAAATCAACATCACTTCATTCCAATTCCTAACAACTCACCCTTTTACTGTACCATTTATAGAGCACTGACTATGTGCCAACCACAAAGCTAAACTCATTGCCTGCATGAGATCATTCTATCTACCATTGGCCTTATGTGGTAAGGGTTTTCATTCCCCATTTTGTAAAAGAGGATCTTGTCCAAACTCTTCCATGCTAGTCAGTGTGGGAGCTGGGACTCCAACTCAGGGTGTCTAATTCCAAAACCTAGGCTTTTGGGTCCCTTGCTCTCAAGGACTAAGTCTTTCTTTAACCCACGTCCCATCCTTGGCACCCCCGAGAAGTTTCATTCACACAGCCAAATGAATGAGCTCTTGAAACTGATACAGTGACTAGTCAACTCTTTCCTAGCTCCGGGCAATGAGCCCTACCTACCTCTGGAATTTTCACTAGCACTCAGATgatcttccccttcctcctccttttccagctccctacagaaaagaaaaaaagacacttccACCAGAGAAGTCTCCTGCAACCTACAGCCCAGGTTCTTACTGTGCATTTACTTGCTGGATTCTCATATTAACTGCAAGAAACAGAGTTCCCCACGCTTACTATATAAGTGGGGAAACAGACTCTCCGAGATCACAGAGATAATACAGAACAGAGTCAGGGTTAGAATCCAGTCTGTCTGTTCCCAAAGCCTCTAAAAATGCCCTCATCATGGATGGCAAATCACCACACGCGAGAGGTAGCTCCCCCAGTATTACTCACAGCTGTGCCTGAGCCTGCACTGTGCCAGGTCCTGTGCTGGTGGCCTTACATTCATTCTTCCAGAAAATCCTCACAAAAAGCCCATGAGGTAGGTACCGTCATTGTGCCCACTTTAtggatgtgaaaactgaggcatggagatgGTAACCAACCTGCCCTATGTCAACTGAAAGTAGGCAGTTTCTCTCCCAGCTCTAGAGACAAGAGCAGGTGGGATGGAAAGTGACAACGTCTCAGTAAAGCATGAGTTCTTACTGGGTTTGTGGACCTCCACTGATGAGCCTTAGGGGACCCAGGAACCTCATGAATtatgtgcaagtgtgtgtgtgcttatcgGGCTGGGGGAGGAAAGAATATCTATAGCTTTCAGTATATTCTCAAAGAAATCCCTGAtgaaaaaactgttaaaaaaaatctttaacctgctgcagtgcctggcacacaaaagGCACTCGATGATATTGGTGaataaacaaactaataaataaatgagtaaacaaataagtgagtgagtgaatgaatgaatgtgcctCCATGACCTTGGAGACACCACAAACAACCTAGTACACACATCCATCTCTACCTTTTGAGATGGTGAAAGCCATTCCAGGACCTGAGCCCAGTCCGCCCCCAAGCCCTTTTTCCCAGTCCCAGAGGCCACAGCCAGGTGTTAACGACAGGCTTCAAAGAGAGGCTTCCCCCgctttctccccacctccactcctgACAATGACCAGGTAGAGGCGGGAGCTGTGCAACTCAGATAATGAAGCTTTATTGAATGCCAGGAGAGGGCAAGGGTGAGGCAGGACTCAAGTGTGAAGTTCTTGGGGGGCAAGAAAGGGGATTCCCTAGTGTGGTCTGTATCCACACGGCGGGGgagcagcgggggtggggggttgctcCTAGGCCTGAGCAATGCTGAGCAGCCTTAGTTCTTGGTGCGAAGAACCTGCTCGTGGGTGGACACCACCTTGCCATCGTGCACATCCATGACCTTGGTGCGGATCTGGCGACTGGAGGAGGTcactggggaagaggggagagaaggtgTTACCAGCAGAGGACAGGCAATGGAGAAATCAGGAGTGGGGAGACCAGGGAGTTGGGAAGACTTAAGCAGACTATCTCCCTGTTGCCCTCTCCCCTGATTATCTCTTCACTCACTGCTCTTATCCCAGCACTGATCCCATCTACACAGTTTTTTCAGCCTAGAGCTCCCAAAGGTAGGACAGAGTCTGTGTCCTCGAACTGGAGGCTCCTAAGAACTCAGAGCAGCTTGGTTCAGTCCAGATCAACCCAAGTGGACTGGTCTTGAAGGGAAGACCCATGTGGTGTCCTGTCCGTGGTGCTGACCATCAGAACATTGGAGTCTGCCACAGACACCAGTGACAGAAGTAAAAAGTGGAGGCCACTAGCTCCTAGCCCTAAGGAAGGTTTATAAAATGGCTTCTTCTACCCAAGTAGCTTTATAAGGGATCTTGGGTGAGAAAACTCTAACTCAACCCCTCAAAAAGCCAATTCTCTAGACCTGCTGGGAGACAGGAAGTGGTCACGAGTCCAGGCTTGATGAGAAGGAAAGTCTTACCGTCTCTGGACGACTGAGAGCCAGAGGAGAACTGGGAAGAAGAGAGGCTATGAAGACAGAAAAGGGCAAGATCATTAGACACATGGGATACAGCAGGTGAATAGTGGGGGCAGGACTGGGAAGGAGAGCAGTGCACTCACTGGGCATCCTCGCCCTCCAGCAGGCGGCGGTAGGTGGCGATCTCCTGCTCCAGCCGCGTCTTCACGTCCAGCAGGATCTTGTACTCCTGGTTCTGCTGCTCCATCTCGCAGCGCAGCTGGGCCAGCTGCTCCTCCACGTTGCCGATCAGGTCCTGGATCTGGGCCAGCTGCATGCAGTAGCGGCCTTTGGTCTCCTCCAGGCTGTTCTCCAGGGATGCTTTCTGTGACGGAGGGAAAGATCAAGGATCAGTGAGGGTagtcactccctccctcccagtccTGGATCAGATCCAAGCCTGTCAGCTCCCCTACCATGCTGAGCTGGGACTGCAGCTCGATCTCCAGGTTCTGCACGGTGCGCCGGAGCTCGGAGATCTCGCTCTTGCCGCTCTGCACCAGCTCGCTGTTGGTGGCCACCTCGCGGTTCAGCTCCTCTgtctgcagaaaagaaaaaaaagtcattcacaCCAGAAGTTCCTGGAAGGCGGGTCTCCTgggtcccttccccaccccccaccccccgcccccgggatGACACCCACCTTGCTGAAGAACCAGTCCTCGGCGTCCTTGCGGTTCTTCTCCGCCATCTTCTCGTACTGGTCGCGCATCTCGTTCAGGATGCGGCTCAGGTCCACGCCGGGGGCGGCGTCCATCTCCACGTTGACGTCTCCGCCCACCTGGCCTCTCAGGGCGTTCATTTCCTGCACAAGCAAAGAACGGTCCATAGTCAGGAGCCATGGCGACATGGCAACCAGTCGGGGTTCCCTCCTCTCAGGTGATCCTGGCCTGAGCATtgcccacaccaccaccaccccatctCAATCCCATCCTTTCCCTCCCAGCTTCATCTTCTAAGCTGGTTCTCACCTCCTCGTGGTTCTTCTTCAGGTAGGCCAGCTCCTCCTTCAGGCTCTCGATCTGCATCTCCAGGTCGGCCCTGGCCAGGGTCAACTCGTCCAGCACCCTGCGCAGGCCGTTGGTGTCAGCCTCCACGGTCATCCGCAGGTTCAGCTCAGTCTCGTACCTGGAACGATCCGAGACAAGAAGAATGGGACATCCATCCTGGCCACACTGAAGGCTTTGTTCTCTGCCCCCTGCAGCTTCTTCCCATAGCTGGCACCCTGTGGGTGGTTTAGGGAGTCAGTTTTGAAAATGGCGTGGTTGGACACAGCACCCATTGAGGACTCAGATCTGAACACTCCTGGGGGCAGGGAATAAGGCAGTTCATTAGGCTGCAGAATTCAGGGAGGGGAGACGCTTCTGGCCTCGCAACCAATAGCACACAGGCCTCCAAATGTGACTGCCTCCTACACTTCAGGGGCAGGTGGAGGAGTGGGGAGCCCCTCTCCCTTAAAGCAATGGCACCCAAACCTGACCGTGGATCAGAATCTCTCAGGTAGCCTGTTAAGAATAACTGAATCGGAACTCCAGGTTGGGGCCCAggagttttgtatttttacaagCACCCCAAGGGGTTTTCATGTGGCCATCCTGGCAACTGGTCAGCCCTGTTTAGGGGACGCTGCCCCCAAAATTCCCCACCCTGGGGAGATTGGACATCCTGAGTCACTGCTGCGAACTCACTTGGTGCGGAAGTCATCAGCAGCAAGGCGGGCATTGTCAATCTGCAGGACGACATTGGCATTGTCCACGGTGGCCGTGAGGATCTGCAGGTAGAGAGGGCACAGGTCGTCAGCCAAATGGACGTCACTAGCCAGACCTCACTGCAGCCTGCATACATCAGGCCTTTGCTTTCCTGCTCTCACCTGagtctcccctcctcccaaaaACCTTTGCCACAGCAACCTAAAGGGTAACCCCTGATGGCCCAGCTTCGACCCACGACTTTGCTGACTCCgggtcagaaaaaaatggatagaaaGAGCCCTGGACCTGGAACCAAAAGCCCTTGAGTTAGAGTCCTGGTTCTACCACTGATGAGTCTCAGGGTCTCAGTTCCCCTACCCACAGAGTGGAGGAGTGACCTAAGGTCCCCAAGTCTCCCTTCCTGGTCTGAATTCTCCTTTTTCTATACGGGCCAATCTGCCCATCTTCACACCTTCCTTTTAAGCCCGCAGAACATGGGACCTCAGGTGTGGCTTTCCCAAAAGAGGAGACCCCACTAGCACAAGGGATGagaaaagaagaagcagaagaagtaCTAAACCCCGGATTGGCTGCAGTCCTCTCCCTCACCATCTAATTTACCTAATCCACATGAGGCATCAGAGCCAGGCACGAGAGAAAGCAGGATCAGCGGGGAGGGCTCCCAGGGTGAGGTTGGAGCAGGGGGTTGGGGCTGGAGCCAGGAGATACAAGTCCCCCAGGCTCCCTCCTGTGCAGGACACGTAAGGCGGGGCTCCGCTGATTGCCTCTGTGGGGTTTTTGTGCCCGCCTGCCGGTGGGGAGGGGCGCCGGTGCCAGGGCTCACGGGCGGCAGCCGCCACAGCCCAGACTAATGAGCTAATGAGTGGTTTGGGTGTCTAGCCTCGTCCCGTTACAGCCTCGCTCCTCCCCTGTGCTGGGGAACAGGTAGCTGCCTCGTGTATTAGCAAGTGGGCACACGGGTTCTggcctcagctctgccattgATTCGCAGGCCACAGCACCTCTCAAAGCTCTGACTCCTTCTCCTGTAAAATGTAAGGGTAGGAATCCCCAGGCTCTCACGGTCTGCGGTCTGGAGCCCCGAAGGGCGTGAGCAAAGCGGGGAGACACTGACCAGCTCCGCGGGGGGCGTCCAGAGCCAGAAGAAGGGATGCGGGGTTGGCGTCTGCCCGGTCTAGTAATCTAAAGATGCCAGTGGCCTGAGGCATCTATCGCTCCAGAGCGAGGGAGCTAGAATGGCAAGTCCTGCCGCCAGGTCCACACACCTTGTTCCTCAGGTCCTCGATGGTCTTGAAGTAGGGGCTGTAGTCCTTGGTCTCAGCGGGCCTCTGCCTCTGGTACCAGTCGCGGATCTTCACCTCCAGGTCGGCGTTGGCCTCCTCCAGGGCGCGCACCTTGTCCAGGTAGGAGGCCAGCCGGTCGTTGAGGTTCTGCATGGTCACCTTCTCGCTGCCGACCAGGAGCCCGTCACTACCACCGAAGCCACCACCGAAGCCAACACCAAGGCCACCTCCAAAGCCAGCACCAAGGCCACCACCATATCCTCCACCGAAGCCGCTACCCAGGGCCCCACcaaagctgctgctgctgctgaagcCGCCGCCGTAGCCGCCCCCCAGGCCGTAGGCCCCCCCGGAGGAGTAGCGGGAGGAGGAGACCGACAGGCCCCCGTAGGCGCTGGGGGCCCGGCAGGACCCTCCGGCCAGCACGGAGGACATGCGGCTGGAGCCGCCCCCGATGCCGCAGGAGCCCTTCATGGAGCTGGAGGAGGTGAACTGGCGGCTGCAGGTGGTCATGATGCCAGGAGGGAGgtgagtgagcgagcgagcgagcgaggaggcagagaggagagagaggtgcTCAGGTAAGTTGGAATAGGAGGTGGGTGCTTTATACTCCTGAGTAGGGGGCGGGCCTGGCATTTTCCATTCCCCTTGGCTTTCACCACCCACAGTCCAGTGCCAACTCCCAGTCAGATCCCTCCTCTCCCCCGCCTCATCACGTCTGTCATATTTTACTGGAAACTCATTGTTTAGGGTGTTTTTGGTTTCTTGTCCCGCCAGGTGTGATTCACATAAGGAGGTGTGGGCCTGCAGGCTATACTTTCCCATCTGGCCCTGGAAGCCGCGGCCCTCAGGAGCCTGCATGTTGGGCTCGGCCAGGCGGCAGGGAGCAGGACGTCTGCCCCAGAAACCTGGTGACCTGTTCTCCCATTAATGAGGTGGGCCTTTGACATCCATCCAGACATCACTCCAGGTGGCTCCTGGCTGGAGAAATGCCAGCATGGCAAGGCTACGTTAGCCACAGTGATGCCCCCTCAGCATTACCGtctataaaaagagagaagttctTGGGGGGTCCTCCCAGATGCGACCCGCTAGGCTGTGCCGAGAAGCCTGTCACATCCCCGGAACACGCCCAGCCAATCAGCTGGCTCGGGCTTCCACCCTGACACCCCCATTAAAGGGAAATCTAGGCAGCTTTTCCCCAACCCTGAGCACAGACTCTAAGATCCTCCACGCACCTGTGGATGGGCCCATGGCATTGGCTGGCCAAGAGCAGGT is drawn from Panthera uncia isolate 11264 chromosome E1, Puncia_PCG_1.0, whole genome shotgun sequence and contains these coding sequences:
- the LOC125926553 gene encoding keratin, type I cytoskeletal 14 isoform X2 codes for the protein MTTCSRQFTSSSSMKGSCGIGGGSSRMSSVLAGGSCRAPSAYGGLSVSSSRYSSGGAYGLGGGYGGGFSSSSSFGGALGSGFGGGYGGGLGAGFGGGLGVGFGGGFGGSDGLLVGSEKVTMQNLNDRLASYLDKVRALEEANADLEVKIRDWYQRQRPAETKDYSPYFKTIEDLRNKILTATVDNANVVLQIDNARLAADDFRTKYETELNLRMTVEADTNGLRRVLDELTLARADLEMQIESLKEELAYLKKNHEEEMNALRGQVGGDVNVEMDAAPGVDLSRILNEMRDQYEKMAEKNRKDAEDWFFSKTEELNREVATNSELVQSGKSEISELRRTVQNLEIELQSQLSMKASLENSLEETKGRYCMQLAQIQDLIGNVEEQLAQLRCEMEQQNQEYKILLDVKTRLEQEIATYRRLLEGEDAHLSSSQFSSGSQSSRDVTSSSRQIRTKVMDVHDGKVVSTHEQVLRTKN